A genomic window from Leptolyngbya sp. BL0902 includes:
- a CDS encoding YoaK family protein, with amino-acid sequence MVATSPPKSDFHFGQYLLSDGPAGFMLSWVAGFVDTSAFIILFGIFTAHVTGNIALAGYEFVQADEESTITHLLMFPVFMIAVAATSLLARYARHKKWPVFAILLTAEALALIIFLWVGVTLSPYLIFNVQEEYILPIGMAGVVAMAIQNALMKEAKGVFKSYIPTTVMTGNTTQLTIDLVQIALSKMASKDDKKAAQAAEEAMERMGRIVPIMIGFALGGLAATYFVLISETWWSLVLPTIVISFMAVVAFAEHARVPKEDTSEG; translated from the coding sequence ATGGTTGCTACCTCTCCCCCAAAGTCGGATTTTCACTTCGGTCAATATCTTCTTAGCGATGGCCCTGCGGGCTTCATGCTGAGCTGGGTGGCTGGATTTGTCGATACGTCAGCCTTCATCATTTTATTTGGCATCTTTACGGCCCATGTCACAGGCAACATTGCCCTTGCAGGCTATGAATTCGTCCAAGCTGATGAGGAGTCTACCATCACCCATTTGCTCATGTTCCCCGTCTTTATGATTGCGGTGGCGGCTACCTCTCTACTGGCTCGTTATGCCCGCCATAAAAAGTGGCCTGTCTTCGCAATTCTGCTCACGGCTGAGGCCCTTGCACTCATCATTTTCCTATGGGTAGGGGTAACGCTGTCACCCTACCTGATTTTCAATGTTCAAGAAGAATACATCTTACCTATTGGCATGGCTGGAGTGGTCGCTATGGCCATTCAAAATGCCCTAATGAAAGAAGCAAAGGGAGTTTTCAAAAGCTATATTCCTACCACGGTAATGACTGGAAATACAACCCAGCTGACGATTGATTTAGTGCAAATCGCTCTTTCTAAAATGGCTTCCAAAGATGATAAAAAAGCTGCTCAAGCCGCCGAGGAAGCTATGGAACGCATGGGGCGAATTGTCCCAATCATGATTGGCTTTGCTCTGGGGGGACTGGCTGCTACATATTTCGTTTTAATTTCGGAAACCTGGTGGAGCTTGGTTTTACCTACAATTGTTATATCCTTTATGGCAGTGGTTGCCTTTGCTGAACATGCTAGGGTGCCCAAGGAAGACACTTCAGAGGGCTGA